The genomic window AAACCAGATTATGCAAGTTGTGTAGATATTTCTACTGCAGCAGCATTAAAAGAGATGATTATTCCTGGGTTATTAGCAGTGGTTGTTCCTTTAGTAGTTGGATTTTTATTAGGAGCGCAGGCACTTGGAGGTTTATTGGCTGGTGCTTTAGTAACAGGAGTATTAGTAGCCATTCAAATGGCTAATTCTGGTGGAGCATGGGACAATGCTAAAAAATACATTGAAGGTGGGGCACATGGAGGTAAAGGAAGTGAAGCTCATAAAGCTGCAGTAGTAGGAGATACAGTTGGAGATCCATATAAAGATACTTCTGGACCATCTATCAATATTTTAATTAAGTTAATGACAATTGTAGCATTGGTATTTGCACCATTATTTATGTAAAAATTGTGTTATAAAAAATAGGACAAGGTTTTATACTTTGTCCTATTTTTTATAACAAATAAAATTGTTGTTATGGGGTATAAAATTTAAAATAGGCAAGAATATATTTATATAGAGGAAAATATTAAAATAAGGAAGTGATTATTTGGACATAAAAGATAAAATTTTGGAGTTTATGCGGGAGAAAGCATATAATCCAATGAAAACCGAAGAATTATTTAAAGTTTTGAAAATTAAAGATAAAGCTCAAAGAGAAGAATTTCAAAATATATTAGATGAAATGGAAAGAGAAGGACTAATATATAAAACTAAAAAGAAAAAATATGGCGTGCCAGAAAGAATGAATTTAATAGTAGGTATTTTGCAAGGACATGCTAGAGGATTTGGCTTTGTAACGCCAGATATCGGAAATATAGAAACAGATGTATATATCTCTCCTGAAGATATGAATGGAGCTATGAATAACGATAAAGTGATTGTACGATTATCTAGAAAGAGGGGAGAAGGGCAAAAAATACAAGGAGAAGTTATTCGCATTTTAAAAAGAGGAAATAAAAAAATTGTGGGGACTTTTGAAAGTAGTAGAAATTTTGGTTTTGTAGTGCCAGATGACCAAAGAGTCAAACAAGATATCTATATTCCAAAATCAGAAACTATGGATGCACATACGGATGATAAAGTAGTGGTAGAAATTACAGAATATCCAGTAAAGGGAAGAAATCCAGAAGGACGTGTGATAGAAATATTAGGAAATAAAAATGAGATAGGTACAGATATTTTATCTATTATTCGAAAGTTTGATTTGCCAGAAGAATTTCCTCCGGATGTACTTGCTCAAACAGATAGAATTCCAGATCAAGTAAGAGAAGAAGATAGAAAGGGAAGAAAGGATCTTACAAATAAAAAAATAATTACTATTGATGGAGAAGATGCAAAGGATTTAGATGATGCAGTATCCATTGAAAAACTTGAAAGTGGGAATTATTTATTAGGAGTTCATATTGCTGATGTAAGTCATTATGTATTTGAAAATTCTCCTATAGATCAAGAAGCTCTAAAACGTGGCACGAGTGTTTATCTAGTAGATAGAGTTATACCTATGCTCCCTCCAAAATTGTCCAATGGAATTTGTAGTTTAAATCCTCATGTGGATCGTCTGACTTTATCCTGTATTATGGAGATTAATTCAAAGGGGCAAGTTGAAAATTATGAAATCTTTAAATCTATAATTAATTCTAAGGAAAGAATGACCTATAAAGATGTAACAAAAATTCTAGAAGAACAGGATGCAGTGCTGCTAGATCGATATAAAGAACTAATTGAAGATTTTAAACTTATGAAAGAATTAGCAGAAATTCTTCGAAATAAAAGAAGGATGGCTAGAGGAGCAATTGATTTTAATGTTCCGGAAGCTAAAATTATTTTAAATGAAGAAGGAAGAGCTATAGAGATTCAAAAATATGAAAGAACCATTTCACATAAAATAATAGAAGAATTTATGTTGGTTTGTAATGAAACCATTGCTCAACACATGTATTGGGCATCTTTTCCTTTTATTTATCGAGTACATGAGGAGCCAGATTCTGAAAAACTAAAGGATTTTAATAATTTTATACACAATTTTGGATATCATATTCATATAGGAGATGAAATTTATCCTAAAGAATTGCAAAACTTATTAAATAAGATAAAGGGCACACCGGAAGAAAGTGTGATTAGTCATTTAGCTCTTAGAACCATGAAACAGGCAAAATATTCCGCGAATAATTTAGGACATTTTGGATTAGCAGCAACTTATTATACGCATTTTACTTCTCCTATTAGGAGATACCCAGATTTAGTTATTCATAGAATTATTAGTGAAATGCTTTATAATAAATTAAATCAAGATCGTATTAAAAAATTAAATCATAAAACTCCTGAAATTGCTTCTCAATCTTCTATCCGAGAAAGAGTGGCGGAAGAAGCAGAAAGAGAAACAGATGATTTGAAAAAAGCTGAATATATGAAGGAACATTTAGGAGAAATTTTCGATGGGATGATATCTGGAGTTACTTCTTTTGGAATTTTTGTACAATTAGAAAATACTATTGAAGGATTGGTACGGGTAAGTTCTATGGATGACGACTATTATCAATACGATGAAGTGCATTATCAACTTATAGGAGAAAGGACAAAAAAGAATTATAAGATAGGAGAAAAAGTAAGAGTAGAGGTAGTAGGAGTGGACATCGCTCAAGGTCAGATTAATTTTATTTTAGTAGAAGAGTAAAATTCACTTTATTGACTTTTTTATAGTTGATGTTATAATAAAATATAGATGATAGCCCTATTTAGAAGAAATAGGGCTTTTTATCTAAAAGTTTTGCATAAAAGAAGGTGTAATAATGGCTAAGAACACGATAAAAATAATTGCAAATAATAAAAAAGCAAGACACGATTATTTTATAGAAGAAACTTATGAAGCAGGGATTGCATTATCTGGGACAGAAGTAAAATCTATTCGCCAAGGGAAGGTAAATTTAAAAGATAGTTACGCTTCTATAAAAGAAGGGGAAGTTTTTATTCATCAAATGCATATTAGTCCTTATGAAAAGGGAAATATTTATAATAAGGATCCTTTAAGGGTTAGAAAGCTGTTATTACACAAATCTGAAATAAGAAAGTTAATTGGATATACGCAACAACAAGGGTATGCGTTAATTCCTTTAAGGCTATATTTAAAGGGAGGTTTAGTAAAAGTGGAATTGGCAGTGGCCAAAGGGAAAAAATTATATGATAAGCGTCAAGATTTGGCAAAAAGAGATGCACAAAGAGCCATGGAAAAAGCATTTAAAGAAAGAAATCGCTATTAGGTTGAAATAATATTATATCAATGATATAATATTATTTATAATAGAATAAGGGGACGTACTGGTTTCGACGGGGGTGTTGAAGCTAGAGTAGCGAGTAGTGGATTCCGGGACCACTATAAAACCTGGAATTTAAATATAAACGCTAAAAACGATAATTTAGCTTTAGCTGCGTAAGTCAGCTAACGTCCTACCAATCATTCCCGCATGATTGGATAGGGCGCCGATTTAGCGGGGAACTACTAATCCAAAGCTTTGAGGATTAGTGGAATTTATGAAGCTAGCGTAGCCTAAATCTTGTCAGTTAGAGTTAGGTGAGGCGAATCTTAAAAAACTGACTGCACTCGGAGAATCTCTAGTGGATATGCCTCCGGACAGGGGTTCAACTCCCCTCGTCTCCACCATAAAAAATATAATAGTATATTTTGTTGTATATAGAATATGAATGATTAAAAAATCATTCTTTTTTATGTAATAGAATATTTTCCGAACATTAATGTTTTATATATTAAAAATGTACGTTATAAATTCATATAAATACAAATTTAGTATAAAATATATCTGGATTGAAAAGAAAATAAAGATTTTCTCATATAATAGCAGAAATAGGGTCTGGAAGTTTCTACTTAGACTATCATAAATAGTCTAACTATGAGCAACAATATTTTGGACGTTATATAAAGTTCTTAATAAAAAATCTACATAGTTTTGAATTTGATTGGACGTGTTGGTTTTACTCTTTGCTCGAGTAAATCAATAGGTCTAATTTTTTTGCCATCATAAAATAATATAGAAAAACTAGAAGAGAGTAGCTTCATGTTTACAATAAAAAGAATTTTACAACCCAATTCTATAAATGAAGATTACAATACATTAATGTATAAAAAAGGAAATGTAATACTTGGAGGATGTGCTTTTTTGAGAT from Garciella nitratireducens DSM 15102 includes these protein-coding regions:
- the rnr gene encoding ribonuclease R; this translates as MDIKDKILEFMREKAYNPMKTEELFKVLKIKDKAQREEFQNILDEMEREGLIYKTKKKKYGVPERMNLIVGILQGHARGFGFVTPDIGNIETDVYISPEDMNGAMNNDKVIVRLSRKRGEGQKIQGEVIRILKRGNKKIVGTFESSRNFGFVVPDDQRVKQDIYIPKSETMDAHTDDKVVVEITEYPVKGRNPEGRVIEILGNKNEIGTDILSIIRKFDLPEEFPPDVLAQTDRIPDQVREEDRKGRKDLTNKKIITIDGEDAKDLDDAVSIEKLESGNYLLGVHIADVSHYVFENSPIDQEALKRGTSVYLVDRVIPMLPPKLSNGICSLNPHVDRLTLSCIMEINSKGQVENYEIFKSIINSKERMTYKDVTKILEEQDAVLLDRYKELIEDFKLMKELAEILRNKRRMARGAIDFNVPEAKIILNEEGRAIEIQKYERTISHKIIEEFMLVCNETIAQHMYWASFPFIYRVHEEPDSEKLKDFNNFIHNFGYHIHIGDEIYPKELQNLLNKIKGTPEESVISHLALRTMKQAKYSANNLGHFGLAATYYTHFTSPIRRYPDLVIHRIISEMLYNKLNQDRIKKLNHKTPEIASQSSIRERVAEEAERETDDLKKAEYMKEHLGEIFDGMISGVTSFGIFVQLENTIEGLVRVSSMDDDYYQYDEVHYQLIGERTKKNYKIGEKVRVEVVGVDIAQGQINFILVEE
- the smpB gene encoding SsrA-binding protein SmpB; protein product: MAKNTIKIIANNKKARHDYFIEETYEAGIALSGTEVKSIRQGKVNLKDSYASIKEGEVFIHQMHISPYEKGNIYNKDPLRVRKLLLHKSEIRKLIGYTQQQGYALIPLRLYLKGGLVKVELAVAKGKKLYDKRQDLAKRDAQRAMEKAFKERNRY